The genomic DNA GGGCCCTTCACCCCGAATTCTATGGCGATGAGGCCAGGGGCCATATTGGCGATCATTCCCGGGATGAAAAAAGGGCTGATCCTGTCCGGACCCTTTTCGAGAAGGACACTGTGGTAATGCTCGAGCATGGAAAGCCCTCCCAAGCCGGACCCAGTGATGCTCCCCACACGATGCGCATTCGAGGAATCGACCTTCAGCCCGGATTCTTCCATCGCCATCCTTGCAGCGGCCAGCGAGTAATGAACAAAGATATCGAAACGCCTGACCTGTTGTTTGGCCATGAAATCCTCTGACCGGAAGTCCGTGACCTCTCCTGCTATCTGGCTCCGGAAGGGAGAAGGGTCGAATTTGGTAATCCTTCCGATACCCGATTTTCCGGCACATAAGGCCTCCCAATTTTTCTCGACACCCGTGCCCAATGGAGTCACCATGCCCAAGCCGGTAACCACGACACGCCTTTTCATATTACCCCCGTGTTTTATTGATTACGTCGGGTTTTTTATGGAACGCCTCGATTTCGATCACTCTTCTCCCAGGGCGTTCTTGATATAATTGATGGCGTCCTCGACCGTAGCGATTTTCTCAGCATCTTCATCGGAGATAGATATCTCAAACTCCTCTTCCATGGCCATGATCAATTCGACCTGGTCCAGTGAATCGGCCCCCAAATCATCAACGAAAGAAGCCGTTGGAACAACATCCTCTTCCGACACGTCCAACTGTTCACAGATGATTTCTTTGATTTTCTGGGCAATGTCCGCCATTGAAGCTCCCTCCTTTTGTTTAGCAATTTCTTTTCTGAAAAACACCAACGGTTCACATAAAAATACCACCATTCACATGTATGATCTGACCGGTCATGTAACCCGCCGCATCAGAACAAAGCCAGTATACCACTTCCGCCACATCCTCCGGTTG from Deltaproteobacteria bacterium includes the following:
- the acpP gene encoding acyl carrier protein, which encodes MADIAQKIKEIICEQLDVSEEDVVPTASFVDDLGADSLDQVELIMAMEEEFEISISDEDAEKIATVEDAINYIKNALGEE